Proteins encoded by one window of Paroedura picta isolate Pp20150507F chromosome 11, Ppicta_v3.0, whole genome shotgun sequence:
- the LOC143820303 gene encoding protein lifeguard 2-like isoform X1 translates to MKNLTREHNKIIYMKVLQANHLGFYVNNYVIFAGYSEDLLMGTDSMATMHGHSDLREKLGVTRMYLSKIENNLLASFHGNIGPVLYIKYQHPGVDSPTDSLPDEHSENKSPQEDTLPSNSQENAVEQQPPHVHREYSGKHIKTSHSRGRHIGKWSHKRAHELETLGEDEGPFAESNIRRGFIRKIYIILTVQLGLTVGIMCLFVYWTVLKIWVRRRPWFCYALLPAILIMAITLACCDQARRKAPLNYILLLIFTIVEGMLLGSIASFFDAEGILWVVAGTALMTLGLSVFAFQTKWDLTITSGILLVMILVFLISAVLCAILKTKVLIVLYAATGTLLFAIYLVVDTQLMLGKTHHYKLNPDEYIFAVLNVYIDIVNMCLFILQFIGFMK, encoded by the exons ATGAAGAACTTGACAAGGgaacacaataaaataatttatatgaAGGTACTTCAAGCAAATCACCTTGGTTTCTACGTTAATAACTATGTGATATTTGCAGGATATTCAG AAGATCTATTAATGGGAACTGATAGCATGGCCACTATGCATGGACATTCTGATCTAAGAGAAAAATTGG GTGTAACCAGGATGTACTTGTCCAAGATAGAAAATAATCTACTAGCAAGCTTTCATGGAAACATAGGACCAGTACTATACATCAAATATCAGCATCCTGGTGTAGATTCGCCTACAGATTCACTACCAGATGAGCACTCGGAGAATAAATCTCCACAAGAAGATACTCTACCTAGCAACAGTCAGGAAAATGCAGTTGAACAGCAGCCTCCCCATGTCCACAGAGAGTATTCAggaaaacacataaaaacaagcCATTCACGTGGCAGACATATAGGAAAATGGTCACATAAAAGAGCCCACGAACTGGAAACTCTTGGTGAAGATGAAGGACCCTTTGCAGAAAGCAATATCCGCAGAG GTTTCATCAggaaaatatatatcatattgaCAGTTCAGTTGGGATTAACTGTTGGCATAATGTGTTTATTTGTCTACTG GACAGTTCTTAAAATCTGGGTGCGAAGGCGTCCTTGGTTTTGTTATGCCCTTTT ACCAGCAATCTTGATTATGGCTATTACCCTTGCCTGCTGCGATCAGGCCCGTAGAAAAGCCCCACTGAACTATATCTTGTTGTTAATATTT ACAATTGTTGAAGGTATGTTACTTGGATCAATTGCAAG CTTCTTTGACGCTGAAGGGATACTGTGGGTTGTTGCTGGCACAGCATTGATGACACTGGGCCTTTCTGTCTTCGCTTTTCAGACAAAA tGGGACCTCACCATCACATCTGGAATCCTGCTGGTTATGATTCTTGTGTTTCTAATTTCTGCAGTACTTTGTGCCATCCTGAAAACCAAG GTGCTGATAGTGTTATATGCTGCAACTGGAACATTACTTTTTGCCATC TATCTGGTGGTGGACACCCAATTAATGCTGGGAAAGACGCACCACTACAAACTGAATCCCGATGAGTATATTTTTGCAGTCCTGAATGTCTACATCGACATTGTGAATATGTGTTTATTCATACTACAATTCATTGGTTTTATGAAGTAA
- the LOC143820303 gene encoding protein lifeguard 1-like isoform X2 — protein MGTDSMATMHGHSDLREKLGVTRMYLSKIENNLLASFHGNIGPVLYIKYQHPGVDSPTDSLPDEHSENKSPQEDTLPSNSQENAVEQQPPHVHREYSGKHIKTSHSRGRHIGKWSHKRAHELETLGEDEGPFAESNIRRGFIRKIYIILTVQLGLTVGIMCLFVYWTVLKIWVRRRPWFCYALLPAILIMAITLACCDQARRKAPLNYILLLIFTIVEGMLLGSIASFFDAEGILWVVAGTALMTLGLSVFAFQTKWDLTITSGILLVMILVFLISAVLCAILKTKVLIVLYAATGTLLFAIYLVVDTQLMLGKTHHYKLNPDEYIFAVLNVYIDIVNMCLFILQFIGFMK, from the exons ATGGGAACTGATAGCATGGCCACTATGCATGGACATTCTGATCTAAGAGAAAAATTGG GTGTAACCAGGATGTACTTGTCCAAGATAGAAAATAATCTACTAGCAAGCTTTCATGGAAACATAGGACCAGTACTATACATCAAATATCAGCATCCTGGTGTAGATTCGCCTACAGATTCACTACCAGATGAGCACTCGGAGAATAAATCTCCACAAGAAGATACTCTACCTAGCAACAGTCAGGAAAATGCAGTTGAACAGCAGCCTCCCCATGTCCACAGAGAGTATTCAggaaaacacataaaaacaagcCATTCACGTGGCAGACATATAGGAAAATGGTCACATAAAAGAGCCCACGAACTGGAAACTCTTGGTGAAGATGAAGGACCCTTTGCAGAAAGCAATATCCGCAGAG GTTTCATCAggaaaatatatatcatattgaCAGTTCAGTTGGGATTAACTGTTGGCATAATGTGTTTATTTGTCTACTG GACAGTTCTTAAAATCTGGGTGCGAAGGCGTCCTTGGTTTTGTTATGCCCTTTT ACCAGCAATCTTGATTATGGCTATTACCCTTGCCTGCTGCGATCAGGCCCGTAGAAAAGCCCCACTGAACTATATCTTGTTGTTAATATTT ACAATTGTTGAAGGTATGTTACTTGGATCAATTGCAAG CTTCTTTGACGCTGAAGGGATACTGTGGGTTGTTGCTGGCACAGCATTGATGACACTGGGCCTTTCTGTCTTCGCTTTTCAGACAAAA tGGGACCTCACCATCACATCTGGAATCCTGCTGGTTATGATTCTTGTGTTTCTAATTTCTGCAGTACTTTGTGCCATCCTGAAAACCAAG GTGCTGATAGTGTTATATGCTGCAACTGGAACATTACTTTTTGCCATC TATCTGGTGGTGGACACCCAATTAATGCTGGGAAAGACGCACCACTACAAACTGAATCCCGATGAGTATATTTTTGCAGTCCTGAATGTCTACATCGACATTGTGAATATGTGTTTATTCATACTACAATTCATTGGTTTTATGAAGTAA